The Lycium barbarum isolate Lr01 chromosome 11, ASM1917538v2, whole genome shotgun sequence genome contains the following window.
CAAAGAGATTTAATCTTCCACTTTTTAGATTACTTTTAACCATTCAATTGATTTTTGGTATTAATTACAAGGAGATTTTAATTTTGGGCGGAAGATATAATGCTACGTGTCGTGCTACTTTTGTATTGGAGCGTGACACCACACTTAACTCTTATCCAATCGGGTCGATTTTAAACACCTCAAGTCCGGTCGTTTGGTAGACGTATAAGATAGGATATACCGATATTAAATTTTTGGATTAAATTTGTATCATGTTTGGTTTGAGTTATTAATTAATCTCGGTATAAAATTATACCACAATCTTGAATAATATTATCCCATCTCCTAGGTGGTATAACTAATACCAAGCACATGCTTTGAATTATATATGGTATATCCCACCATTAATCCAATGAACCAAACAAAgaacaagtactaaataattcaGAGGTTATTTAGTCCCAAGATTATAATCCCAACATAACTTTATCCGCATACCAAACGACCACTTCACAGTTTAAGTATGAAACTGAAAAACGGTAAGAATTTAGTGAAAGTCAAATGTATTCACGCTCTTTTTATATAACCCAAAAAATTGCCGAGATCTAGTAGAAGACCAGTGAAATCATCTGCCCTTCTTTACCTAAGTACCAAATTTGTATTTGCAGCAATATTTGAACTCATGCATGCGCCTAACTCACAGATCAAGTTTTACATGTACAAGAGGCTAGTAGAAATCCTCCCTATCTTTTTGCTCTTAtttaacaaacaaataaaaatGTGGATACATGCATACAAGTATCTGCACTCTTCTGCAGATGAATCTGCACACCCCCTAATTAGGGACATGGCAATGGAAAAATGGGGGCAAAGGCTGGCTATATACTACAAATTCACAAGCAGGCTGGCTACAAATTGAAATCTGAACCTAGTAGGAGACAGACACCCAAATACACCTTACTATCAAGTGCCAAGTTTATAAAATTACAATTGGGCTAAACCATCCTATCCAAAGCTATGCAGCAAGCTAACACGGCGGGGGCTGAAGTTGCTTCAACCGTCTTACTACTTGCTTCATCGTAGGTCTCGTAGAAAGCAAGTCAACTGTGCAGACAACAGCCAAGTGTAGTACCTCAACCAAATCATCATGTGGGCCAGAATCCCATAGACCCGCAGTAAAGAACTCCTTGGCACGCCCCTGGCGTAAAAGCATGCATGCCCACGCAACAATATTGAACCCGTTCCCATAAGGAGAGAACGACGGATCAAGTGCTTTCTTATCCGATATCAACTCAAGCAACACAACCCCATAACTGTACACGTCAGCCTTGTCCGATACGCGACAAGTCATGGCATATTCAGGAGCAACATATCCAAAAGTTCCGGCCACACCAGTAGTGGCATGTGTCTCTGAAGTTCCAAGCAATCTAGCCAAACCAAAATCAGATAAATATGCAGTATGGTCCTCATCCAATAGGATATTGCTTGGCTTTACATCACGATGAAGCACACGTGGCACACACTGATCGTGCAGGTAAGCAAGTGCACGGGCTATGTCCAAAGCAATTTTGTGAAGTACCCTCCAGTCGACAGCCCTCGTAGACCTCTCCTGAATAAACTTTTCCAAATTGCCACCTGGCAAATAGTTATAGATTAGAAACATTTCTGTTTCACTGTTATGATATCCTATCAGAGTTACGAGGTTTGGGTGTCGAAGCCTCCCTAAAGTTCTGATTTCTGCATCAAACTGCTGAATCCCTTGGAAACGTCCTACTGCAAGTCGCTTTACCGCCACTAGGAACCCTGGCGCGATTTCCGCTTTGTATGTTGCTCCGAAACCTCCACTTCCTATGCAATTGCTAGCATTGAAGCTCCCTGTAGCCCGCACGACATTCTCAAATGTCAAAGGAACCGCAACTTCTGTAAAAACTGTAACCTCTTTCCTGGTAGATCCAGCAACTCTAGATCTTGGATTCCATTTTCTGGTGTAAAAGAATAGGACTATCAAAGCAAGTAGAACCGACACAATAGCTGCAGCAGACGTTATGGATGCAATCTCTATCGAGTTGAAACCACTACTCCCTCCTTTTTGGGTTGATGAACCTGACGGAGACACAGCAGAATCTTGTGAGTCCCCTATTCTGCCCTGCTGATCCGTAGAAGGTGTTGATAGAGATAATGCACGGCAAGGTTGCAGAAAGGGATTACCCTGAACACTATTGCATCTCATCAAATCTTTGTTAAGAGGCAGTGGCCCAGACAGATTATTGAAGGACACATTAAATGCTGCCAGTGTGGTCACATTGGCCAATCCTGAAGGTATTTTCCCTgacaaattgttgttgttgagaagAAGGGCAGTCAAATTCCTCAAATTCACCAGATTGTTTGGAATTTCACCAGTCAAAGAATTCGAAGAAAGTTCAAGCGCTTCTAAAGAGTGCAATTGCCCGAAACTTGAGGGGATGGAGCCAACCAGTTTATTGCCAGCTAAAGAGAGGTAATTGAGATCCTTTATCTGGCCAAGGCTGCTAGGAATCGGGCCTCGTAGAAGGTTCCAACTTAAATTAAGAGCAACCAAAGAAACCAGATTCCCTATACTCGGAGGAATTGTTCCACCAATCTGATTTTTGGAGCCATCCAACAGCTTAAGAGACCCACAGAGTGCACCAATATCCTCTGGAATTTGACCAGACAATGCGTTATTGCTTACATTAACAATCATACCTTTCAATTCATGACATTTCACGAACAAGTCACCAGGAAAAGGTCCAGTAAACCTGTTACCACCAGCAAGAAATGCGTAAACAATTTGCTTGCCTAACATTTCAGGTGCAATAAGCATGGAAGGCGGTAAATTTCCCGTGAAGTTGTTACCGCCGAAATTATGAAATACTGCATGGTCACCATCACCTCCAAACAATGTAGTAGTGTCCAGAACACTTTTACTGGTGAAATGCGCTAGATATGCAGATGATGTATCAAATGGATCTCCACCGCTATGAGCAGCACAACTGTAATTGGAAAAACTTGGAAGTGAACCAGAGAGATAATTCTCACTCACATCGAACACAAACATGCAAGGAACTGGCAGTTTCTCAAC
Protein-coding sequences here:
- the LOC132618905 gene encoding LRR receptor-like serine/threonine-protein kinase RPK2 — its product is MGRCCFVIKWYRYQFFSIIFAFFLAHGYVVSSDSDKSALLELKASLLDPFGVISSWRNNTDHCSWFGVSCDGSSSSVVALNISGGNLGSLSCAKIAQFPLYGFGVKRVCAYNNNNNSVKLVGKVPVAISRLTQLKVLSLPFNELSGEIPLGIWGMENLEVLDLEGNLVSGYLPSEFKGLRKLRVLNLGFNKIVGGIPDSLSNCVALQSLNLAGNGVNGSIPAFVGGFGDLRGMYLSFNQLTGSIPGEIGRSCEKLEVLEMAGNFLVEAVPKSLGNCRRLQSLVLYSNLLEEGIPAELGQLTELKILDVSRNSLSGPIPSELGNCSKLSILVLSNLWDPLPNASDASERLAYTTDEYNFFEGTIPSEITRLPSLRMIWAPRSTLSGKFPGSWGACDSLEMVNLAQNYYTGEISEELGSCQKLRFLDLSSNRLTGQLVEKLPVPCMFVFDVSENYLSGSLPSFSNYSCAAHSGGDPFDTSSAYLAHFTSKSVLDTTTLFGGDGDHAVFHNFGGNNFTGNLPPSMLIAPEMLGKQIVYAFLAGGNRFTGPFPGDLFVKCHELKGMIVNVSNNALSGQIPEDIGALCGSLKLLDGSKNQIGGTIPPSIGNLVSLVALNLSWNLLRGPIPSSLGQIKDLNYLSLAGNKLVGSIPSSFGQLHSLEALELSSNSLTGEIPNNLVNLRNLTALLLNNNNLSGKIPSGLANVTTLAAFNVSFNNLSGPLPLNKDLMRCNSVQGNPFLQPCRALSLSTPSTDQQGRIGDSQDSAVSPSGSSTQKGGSSGFNSIEIASITSAAAIVSVLLALIVLFFYTRKWNPRSRVAGSTRKEVTVFTEVAVPLTFENVVRATGSFNASNCIGSGGFGATYKAEIAPGFLVAVKRLAVGRFQGIQQFDAEIRTLGRLRHPNLVTLIGYHNSETEMFLIYNYLPGGNLEKFIQERSTRAVDWRVLHKIALDIARALAYLHDQCVPRVLHRDVKPSNILLDEDHTAYLSDFGLARLLGTSETHATTGVAGTFGYVAPEYAMTCRVSDKADVYSYGVVLLELISDKKALDPSFSPYGNGFNIVAWACMLLRQGRAKEFFTAGLWDSGPHDDLVEVLHLAVVCTVDLLSTRPTMKQVVRRLKQLQPPPC